A single region of the Buteo buteo chromosome 16, bButBut1.hap1.1, whole genome shotgun sequence genome encodes:
- the LOC142040610 gene encoding uncharacterized protein LOC142040610 yields the protein MPRRATFPPARRRAATPGTAVPVLAGLRAAAVVLGAVLGAGPGRAQPTPFPRFPFQDPALPWHRRLDDLLGRLSPAELVLQVARGGAMGNGPAPPVPRLGIGPYNWNTECLRGDAEAPGWATAFPQALGLAAAFSPELVYRVANATATEVRAKHNDFAATGRYGDHTGLSCFSPVLNIMRHPLWGRNQETYGEDPFLSGELARSFVQGLQGQHPRYVKASAGCKHFSVHGGPENIPVSRLSFDAKVLERDWRTTFLPQFQACVRAGSYSFMCSYNRINGVPACANKKLLTDILRGEWGFEGYVVSDEGALELIMLGHHYTRTFLETAVASMNAGCNLELSYGMRNNVFMHIPQALAMGNITLQMLRDRVRPLFYTRMRLGEFDPPAMNPYSSLDLSAVQSPEHRNLSLEAAVKSFVLLKNARGTLPLRARDLSGKHLAVVGPFADNPRVLFGDYAPVPEPQYIYTPRRGLETLPANVSFAAGCHEPPCQQYSRAEVVGAAGAADVVVVCLGTGTDVETEAKDRRDLSLPGHQLELLQDAVEAAAGRPVILLLFNAGPLDVSWAQAHEGVGAILACFFPAQATGLAIARVLLGEVGANPAGRLPATWPAGMHQVPPMENYTMEGRTYRYYGQEAPLYPFGYGLSYTTFQYRDLVLSPPALPVCANLSVSVVLENTGQRDGEEVVQLYLRWEQSSVPVPRWQLVAFRRVAVPAGRETKLSFQVAAEQRAVWAQDWRLEPGTFTLFAGGQQPGQQTRAPSEVLSARFTVTGAARPLRGC from the exons ATGCCGCGCCGAGCAACCTTCCCGCCCGCTCGGCGGAGAGCGGCGACCCCGGGAACGGCCGTGCCGGTTCTGGCGGGGCTCCGGGCCGCCGCCGTGGTGCTGGGCGCGGTGCTGGGCGCCGGACCGGGGCGGGCTCagcccacccccttcccccgcTTCCCCTTCCAGGacccggcgctgccctggcacCGCCGCCTCGACGACCTGCTGGGCCGGCTGAGCCCCGCCGAGCTGGTGCTGCAG GTGGCGAGGGGGGGAGCGATGGGGAacggccccgcgccccccgtTCCCCGGTTGGGCATCGGGCCCTACAACTGGAACACGGAGTGTCTTCGGGGCGACGCGGAGGCTCCCGGCTGGGCCACGGCTTTCCCCCAAGCGCTGGGGCTCGCCGCCGCCTTCAG CCCAGAGCTCGTCTATCGGGTGGCCAACGCCACCGCCACCGAGGTGAGAGCCAAGCACAACGACTTCGCCGCCACCGGCCGCTACGGTGACCACACGGGGCTCAGCTGCTTCAGCCCCGTCCTGAACATCATGAGGCACCCGCTGTGGGGCAGGAACCAG GAGACCTACGGGGAGGACCCGTTCCTGAGCGGGGAGCTGGCCCGCAGCTTcgtgcaggggctgcagggccagcaCCCCCGCTACGTCAAGGCCAGCGCCGGCTGCAAGCACTTCAGCGTGCACGGGGGCCCCGAGAACATTCCCGTCTCCAGGCTCAGCTTCGACGCCAAG GTGCTGGAGCGGGACTGGCGTACCACCTTCCTGCCCCAGTTCCAGGCGTGCGTGCGCGCCGGCTCCTACAGCTTCATGTGCAGCTACAACAG GATCAATGGCGTTCCCGCCTGTGCCAACAAGAAGCTGCTGACGGACATCCTGCGCGGCGAGTGGGGGTTCGAGGGCTACGTGGTGAGCGACGAGGGGGCCCTGGAGCTCATCATGCTGGGGCACCACTACACGCGCACCTTCCTGGAGACGGCGGTCG CCTCGATGAACGCCGGCTGTAACCTGGAGCTCTCCTACGGCATGAGGAACAACGTCTTCATGCACATCCCCCAGGCTCTGGCCATGGGCAACATCACGCTgcag ATGCTGCGTGACCGGGTCCGGCCCCTCTTCTACACACGGATGCGGCTGGGGGAGTTCGACCCCCCGGCCATGAACCCTTACAGCTCCCTGGACTTGAGCGCCGTGCAGAGCCCTGAGCACCGCAACCTCTCGTTGGAAGCTGCTGTCAAGAGCTTCGTGCTGCTGAAGAACGCGCGGGGGACGCTGCCCCTCCGGGCTCGGGACCTGTCCGGCAAGCACCTCGCA GTGGTGGGTCCCTTTGCCGACAACCCGCGGGTGCTGTTCGGGGACTACGCGCCGGTGCCGGAGCCGCAGTACATCTACACTCCCCG GAGGGGGCTGGAGACGCTGCCGGCCAATGTCAGCTTCGCGGCAGGCTGCCATGAGCCGCCGTGCCAGCAGTACTCGCGGGCAGAGGTGGTGGGTGCAGCAGGGGCAGCCGACGTGGTGGTGGTCTGCCTGGGGACAG GGACGGATGTGGAGACGGAGGCGAAGGACCGGAGGGACCTGTCCCTGCCGGGCcaccagctggagctgctgcaggatgcCGTGGAGGCGG CCGCCGGGCGCCCCGTCATCCTGCTGCTGTTCAACGCGGGGCCCCTGGACGTGAGCTGGGCGCAGGCGCACGAGGGCGTGGGGGCCATCCTGGCATGCTTCTTCCCCGCCCAGGCCACCGGCCTCGCCATCGCCAGGGTCCTGCTGGGCGAGGTGGGGGCCAACCCAGCCGGCAGGCTGCCGGCCACGTGGCCCGCTGGCATGCACCAG GTGCCACCGATGGAGAACTACACCATGGAGGGGCGAACGTACCGGTACTATGGGCAGGAGGCCCCGCTCTATCCCTTTGGCTACGGGCTGTCCTACACCACCTTCCAGTACCGGGACCTGGTGCTGAGCCCCCCAGCGCTGCCCGTCTGTGCCAACCTCTCCGTGTCCGTGGTGCTGGAGAACACGGGGCAGAGGGATGGCGAGGAG GTGGTACAGCTGTACTTGCGGTGGGAGCAGTCGTCCGTGCCGGTGCCCCGCTGGCAGCTGGTGGCTTTCCGCCGCGTGGCCGTGCCGGCCGGCCGGGAGACCAAGCTGTCCTTCCAGGTGGCGGCCGAGCAGCGTGCCGTCTGGGCACAGGACTGGCGCCTCGAGCCCGGCACCTTCACCCTCTTTGCCGGCGGGCAGCAGCCAGGCCAGCAGACGCGGGCACCCTCGGAGGTGCTGAGCGCACGGTTCACCGTCACCGGCGCAGCCCGGCCCCTGCGTGGGTGCTAG
- the TRAPPC3 gene encoding trafficking protein particle complex subunit 3 isoform X1, translated as MSRQAGRGTESKKMNSELFTLTYGALVTQLCKDYENDEDVNKQLDKMGYNIGVRLIEDFLARSNVGRCHDFRETADVIAKIAFKMYLGITPSITNWSPGGDEFSLILENNPLVDFVELPDNHSSLIYSNLLCGVLRGALEMVQMAVDVKFVQDTLKGDSVTEIRMKFIRRIEDNLPAGEE; from the exons ATGTCGCGCCAGGCCGGCCGCGGCACCGAGAGCAAGAAAATG AACTCAGAGCTCTTCACGCTGACGTACGGCGCTCTGGTCACCCAGCTGTGCAAGGACTACGAGAATGACGAGGACGTCAACAAGCAGCTTGACAAAAT GGGTTACAATATAGGTGTTCGGCTAATAGAAGACTTTCTGGCCCGGTCCAATGTCGGAAGATGCCACGATTTCCGTGAAACTGCAGATGTTATTGCAAAG ATCGCATTTAAAATGTACCTGGGTATCACTCCGAGCATCACCAACTGGAGTCCTGGAGGTGATGAGTTCTCCCTGATCTTGGAAAATAACCCCTTGGTGGACTTTGTTGAGCTCCCTGACAACCACTCATCTCTCATCTATTCCAACTTGTTGTGTGGAGTGCTGCGAGGTGCCCTGGAAATG GTTCAGATGGCCGTAGATGTAAAATTTGTCCAGGACACATTGAAGGGTGACAGCGTCACAGAAATAAGAATGAAGTTCATCAGGCGGATTGAAGACAATCTTCCAGCTGGTGAAGAGTGA
- the TRAPPC3 gene encoding trafficking protein particle complex subunit 3 isoform X2, whose protein sequence is MGYNIGVRLIEDFLARSNVGRCHDFRETADVIAKIAFKMYLGITPSITNWSPGGDEFSLILENNPLVDFVELPDNHSSLIYSNLLCGVLRGALEMVQMAVDVKFVQDTLKGDSVTEIRMKFIRRIEDNLPAGEE, encoded by the exons AT GGGTTACAATATAGGTGTTCGGCTAATAGAAGACTTTCTGGCCCGGTCCAATGTCGGAAGATGCCACGATTTCCGTGAAACTGCAGATGTTATTGCAAAG ATCGCATTTAAAATGTACCTGGGTATCACTCCGAGCATCACCAACTGGAGTCCTGGAGGTGATGAGTTCTCCCTGATCTTGGAAAATAACCCCTTGGTGGACTTTGTTGAGCTCCCTGACAACCACTCATCTCTCATCTATTCCAACTTGTTGTGTGGAGTGCTGCGAGGTGCCCTGGAAATG GTTCAGATGGCCGTAGATGTAAAATTTGTCCAGGACACATTGAAGGGTGACAGCGTCACAGAAATAAGAATGAAGTTCATCAGGCGGATTGAAGACAATCTTCCAGCTGGTGAAGAGTGA